A part of Tigriopus californicus strain San Diego chromosome 10, Tcal_SD_v2.1, whole genome shotgun sequence genomic DNA contains:
- the LOC131888585 gene encoding uncharacterized protein LOC131888585: MLVKEDKDIIVSAPSVVLTESSLSSSDSSCSRSTSADIEDQTFSRTQDGTMKAVRSEENPPPKRPERRKGSTNKKVKMTLAIKGIHRPGDGHLEQENTAPLKTQHPTSLGQQSKEDQDQGIGMSMKLKEHEGDQTSRLRHIINSERTGNTKVDHASQTLEPRPLQTISEGKKSPSISFFARGSLLVSSVRNSFRNMAKKKTPFQHLDNAHPSTSLTLDGHANDSGINDLSIKGRAVPPQPQAITRGASASITTTKTSCNESQDSGLGEESDFDPASHSSLVRTPTPITVTTTQTSSLRKISSVSSSVSGGAVVKKHVIIREPSLSILPSSRKRRVARLETVRIYPRATRLPSIAKTGTVSPIWDQLNQSACAEVLRAIPLGDSFTIKLMFSPDRAQTRDDVQDLDTIDDIARLILTVYRVLFYEWIQRKRTTHLAIILHCVQHFLVTMVDLASHMDVDDRLRFARICGDLVRESEMGRYKDLGAVLLQTRTVYIDLWCAMLCLPTLSPLESPSLSEVRKRLMKQRRSFFGQDD, encoded by the coding sequence ATGCTTGTGAAAGAAGACAAGGATATCATCGTCAGTGCGCCCTCAGTAGTTCTAACAGAGTCGTCACTCTCCTCCTCAGACTCGTCGTGTTCCAGGTCCACTTCAGCGGATATTGAGGATCAAACTTTTTCCCGAACACAAGACGGCACAATGAAGGCTGTGAGGAGCGAAGAGAATCCCCCTCCCAAGAGACCCGAGAGAAGAAAAGGCTCCACCAACAAGAAGGTCAAGATGACCTTGGCCATAAAGGGCATACACCGACCAGGAGATGGacatttggaacaagagaATACAGCGCCACTCAAAACGCAACATCCCACGTCGCTTGGCCAACAATCTAAGGAGGATCAAGACCAAGGGATCGGTATGAGTATGAAGCTCAAAGAACACGAAGGGGACCAAACTAGCAGACTCCGTCATATTATAAATTCAGAAAGAACCGGGAACACAAAGGTAGATCATGCTAGCCAAACTCTTGAACCCCGGCCACTTCAAACGATTTCGGAAGGCAAGAAGTCTCCctcaatttccttttttgccagGGGTTCTCTTTTGGTGAGCTCTGTCAGAAACAGTTTCCGGAACATGGCCAAAAAGAAGACCCCCTTTCAGCATCTAGATAATGCTCATCCCTCGACTAGTCTGACATTGGATGGCCACGCGAACGATTCTGGCATTAACGACCTCTCTATCAAAGGAAGGGCGGTCCCACCCCAACCCCAAGCAATCACAAGAGGGGCCTCAGCCTCCATCACCACCACTAAAACCTCTTGCAATGAGAGTCAAGATTCTGGCTTGGGAGAAGAATCAGATTTCGACCCGGCCAGTCACAGCTCGTTGGTGCGGACTCCAACGCCAATTACGGTGACCACCACGCAAACATCCTCACTCAGGAAGATCAGTTCCGTCTCGTCAAGTGTGAGCGGAGGGGCAGTGGTAAAAAAGCATGTCATTATTCGAGAACCAAGTTTATCCATCTTGCCAAGCTCTCGCAAGCGACGCGTGGCTCGTTTGGAGACGGTGCGGATCTATCCTCGTGCCACTCGATTGCCGAGTATCGCCAAGACTGGGACAGTCTCGCCTATTTGGGACCAACTCAACCAATCGGCTTGTGCCGAGGTCCTCCGAGCCATTCCCTTGGGTGACAGCTTCACTATCAAGCTCATGTTCAGTCCTGATCGAGCTCAAACCCGAGACGATGTTCAGGACTTGGATACGATTGATGACATTGCTAGGCTCATTCTCACCGTCTATCGAGTCCTGTTCTATGAATGGATCCAACGAAAGCGCACCACTCATTTGGCTATTATCTTGCATTGTGTTCAGCATTTTCTTGTCACTATGGTGGACTTGGCCTCCCATATGGATGTGGACGATCGCTTGAGATTCGCTCGAATTTGTGGGGATCTCGTTCGAGAATCGGAAATGGGGCGCTATAAAGATTTGGGCGCGGTCTTGTTACAAACCAGGACGGTCTATATCGACTTATGGTGTGCCATGCTATGTCTGCCAACCCTGAGCCCTTTGGAATCGCCCTCGCTGTCTGAAGTGAGAAAACGTTTAATGAAGCAGAGGCGATCTTTCTTTGGGCAGGAT